In one window of Acidovorax sp. HDW3 DNA:
- a CDS encoding MOSC domain-containing protein, whose translation MSASALAIGQIDTVLCGRAVPCLRPNGSPGGLSAIAKQPVAGPVAVGPLGLAGDEQGDTRVHGGPDKAIHHYALEHYPAWRAELGAQPVLAAPGAFGENLASRGVTEANLCWGDQVRIGSCRLELAQSRQPCWKLNTRFATPDMALRVQRTGRTGWYWRVLQEGQLQAGDGIYLLARPHPEWPLARVIALLYERELDPAVLRAFAQLALPPSWQRIVQRRLDSGQVEDWSARVQGG comes from the coding sequence ATGTCCGCCTCCGCCCTCGCGATCGGCCAGATCGACACCGTGCTCTGCGGCCGCGCCGTGCCCTGCCTGCGCCCCAACGGCAGCCCCGGCGGCCTGAGCGCCATCGCCAAGCAGCCCGTGGCCGGGCCGGTGGCGGTCGGGCCGCTGGGCCTGGCGGGCGATGAGCAGGGCGACACCCGCGTGCACGGCGGGCCGGACAAGGCCATCCACCACTACGCGCTCGAACATTACCCCGCCTGGCGCGCCGAGCTGGGGGCGCAGCCGGTGCTCGCTGCGCCCGGCGCCTTTGGCGAGAACCTGGCGAGCCGGGGCGTGACCGAGGCCAACCTGTGCTGGGGCGACCAGGTGCGCATCGGCAGCTGCCGGCTGGAGCTGGCGCAAAGCCGCCAGCCCTGCTGGAAGCTCAACACCCGCTTTGCCACCCCCGACATGGCGCTGCGCGTGCAGCGCACGGGCCGCACCGGCTGGTACTGGCGCGTGCTGCAAGAGGGCCAGCTGCAGGCGGGCGACGGCATTTACCTGCTGGCGCGCCCGCACCCCGAATGGCCGCTGGCGCGCGTGATTGCGCTGCTGTACGAGCGCGAGCTCGACCCCGCCGTGCTGCGCGCCTTTGCCCAGCTGGCGCTGCCGCCATCGTGGCAGCGCATCGTGCAGCGGCGCCTGGACAGCGGCCAGGTCGAGGACTGGAGCGCGCGCGTGCAGGGCGGCTAG
- a CDS encoding YaeQ family protein has translation MAIKSTIFKANLQIADIDHGYYADHQLTLARHPSETDERMMVRLVALALQAHALQDTCRGDGTLAFGAGLSDPDDPDASLTDFTGRKRLWIEVGQPEDKPLTKACSRADAVVVYAFHHAAEVWWKGITNKLSRLDKLQVWRLPAEEAQQLASLAERSMQLQATIQEGALTLSSQRGSVHLEPLRWK, from the coding sequence ATGGCCATCAAATCCACCATTTTCAAAGCCAACCTGCAGATTGCCGACATCGACCACGGCTACTACGCCGACCACCAGCTGACCCTGGCGCGCCACCCGAGCGAAACCGACGAGCGCATGATGGTGCGCCTGGTGGCGCTGGCGCTGCAGGCGCACGCGTTGCAAGACACCTGCCGGGGCGACGGCACGCTCGCCTTTGGCGCCGGCCTGTCCGACCCGGACGATCCGGACGCCTCGCTGACCGACTTCACCGGCCGCAAGCGCCTGTGGATCGAGGTCGGCCAGCCCGAGGACAAGCCCCTGACCAAGGCCTGCAGCCGTGCCGATGCGGTGGTGGTATACGCCTTCCACCACGCCGCCGAGGTGTGGTGGAAGGGCATCACGAACAAACTCTCGCGCCTCGACAAGCTGCAGGTCTGGCGCCTGCCAGCGGAAGAGGCGCAGCAGCTCGCCAGCCTGGCCGAGCGCAGTATGCAGCTGCAGGCCACCATTCAGGAGGGCGCGCTCACGCTGTCGAGCCAGCGCGGCAGCGTGCACCTGGAGCCGCTGCGCTGGAAGTGA
- the purB gene encoding adenylosuccinate lyase, translating into MSEITALSPLDGRYAAKLSHLRPIMSEYGYMHRRVQVEIAWFIALSDAGFAEFAPLSIADRAYLQSLVTDFDEEDCAAIKAEEKVTNHDVKAVEYWIKKQFKGHPALEKAAEFVHFACTSEDINNTSHALQLKAGRDAVMLPQLDAIIAKLRTMAHQHAGVPMLSRTHGQTASPTTVGKELANVVVRLQAARARIAEVKILAKMNGAVGNYNAHLAAWPDFDWEAFSQKVVQTPEPQGLGLTFQPYSIQIEPHDYMAELFDATTRANTILIDLARDIWGYVSLGYFKQKLKDGEIGSSTMPHKVNPIDFENAEGNLGLANALLTHLAQKLPVSRWQRDLTDSTVLRNIGVAWGYTALAYSALMTGLNKLELNEEALAADLDAAWEVLAEPIQTVMRRYGVQGAYEKLKEVTRGKTVTAAALHQLIASLDIPAADKERLLAMTPASYIGKAAELARRV; encoded by the coding sequence ATGTCCGAAATCACCGCCCTGTCCCCGCTGGACGGCCGCTACGCCGCCAAACTCTCCCACCTGCGCCCGATCATGAGCGAGTACGGCTATATGCACCGGCGCGTGCAGGTCGAAATCGCCTGGTTCATCGCCCTGTCGGATGCCGGCTTTGCTGAATTTGCTCCTCTTTCGATAGCTGATCGCGCTTACCTGCAAAGCCTGGTAACCGATTTTGATGAGGAAGATTGCGCCGCCATCAAGGCCGAGGAAAAGGTCACCAACCACGACGTCAAGGCCGTGGAGTACTGGATCAAGAAGCAGTTCAAAGGCCACCCGGCGCTCGAAAAAGCCGCCGAGTTCGTGCACTTTGCCTGCACCAGCGAGGACATCAACAACACCAGCCACGCGCTGCAGCTCAAGGCCGGGCGCGACGCGGTCATGCTGCCGCAGCTCGATGCCATCATCGCCAAGCTGCGCACCATGGCGCACCAGCACGCCGGCGTGCCCATGCTCAGCCGCACGCACGGGCAAACGGCCAGCCCGACCACCGTGGGCAAGGAGCTGGCCAACGTCGTCGTGCGCCTGCAGGCGGCGCGCGCGCGCATCGCCGAGGTCAAAATCCTCGCCAAAATGAACGGCGCCGTCGGCAACTACAACGCCCACCTGGCGGCCTGGCCCGACTTTGACTGGGAAGCCTTCAGCCAAAAAGTGGTGCAAACGCCCGAGCCCCAGGGCCTGGGCCTGACGTTCCAGCCCTACTCCATCCAGATCGAGCCGCACGACTACATGGCCGAGCTGTTCGACGCCACCACGCGCGCCAACACCATCTTGATCGACCTGGCACGCGACATCTGGGGCTACGTCAGCCTGGGCTACTTCAAGCAAAAGCTCAAGGACGGCGAGATCGGCTCGTCCACCATGCCGCACAAGGTCAACCCCATCGACTTTGAAAACGCCGAAGGCAACCTGGGCCTGGCCAACGCCCTGCTCACGCACCTGGCGCAAAAGCTGCCCGTCTCGCGCTGGCAGCGCGACCTGACGGACAGCACGGTGCTGCGCAACATCGGCGTCGCCTGGGGCTACACCGCGCTGGCCTACAGCGCCTTGATGACGGGCCTGAACAAGCTCGAACTGAACGAAGAAGCCCTGGCCGCCGACCTGGACGCCGCCTGGGAAGTGCTGGCCGAGCCCATCCAGACCGTGATGCGCCGCTACGGCGTGCAGGGCGCGTACGAAAAGCTCAAGGAAGTCACGCGCGGCAAGACCGTCACCGCCGCCGCGCTGCACCAGCTCATCGCCAGCCTGGACATTCCGGCGGCCGACAAGGAGCGCCTCCTGGCCATGACGCCCGCAAGCTACATCGGCAAGGCCGCCGAGCTGGCGCGCCGGGTGTAA
- a CDS encoding glutathione S-transferase C-terminal domain-containing protein — protein sequence MKLIGSLTSPYVRKVRVVLAEKKLDYQFVAENVWAADTQIARSNPLGKVPCLLMEGGAALFDSRVIVDYLDTLSPVGKLLPVPGRERAEVKTWEALADGLLDAAILVRLENTFEGRSAEQRSPAWIARQMGKVHASLLALAQGLGDKPYYCGNHLSLADIAVGCALAWLEFRFPELAWRSEHPNLARLIDKLAQRASFADTRPPA from the coding sequence ATGAAATTGATCGGTTCGCTCACCAGCCCCTACGTGCGCAAAGTGCGCGTGGTGCTGGCCGAAAAAAAGCTCGACTACCAATTCGTAGCCGAAAACGTCTGGGCCGCCGACACCCAGATTGCCCGCAGCAACCCCCTGGGCAAGGTGCCCTGCCTGCTGATGGAAGGCGGCGCGGCGCTGTTTGACTCGCGCGTTATCGTCGATTACCTCGACACCCTCTCGCCCGTGGGCAAGCTGCTGCCGGTGCCCGGGCGCGAACGCGCCGAGGTCAAGACCTGGGAGGCGCTGGCCGACGGCCTGCTCGACGCCGCCATCCTGGTGCGCCTGGAAAACACTTTTGAAGGCCGCAGCGCCGAGCAGCGCAGCCCCGCCTGGATCGCGCGCCAGATGGGCAAGGTGCACGCCAGCCTGCTGGCGCTGGCCCAGGGCCTGGGCGACAAACCTTACTACTGCGGCAACCACCTGAGCCTGGCCGACATCGCCGTCGGCTGCGCCCTGGCCTGGCTGGAGTTTCGCTTTCCTGAGCTGGCCTGGCGCAGCGAGCACCCGAACCTGGCGCGCCTGATCGACAAGCTCGCGCAGCGCGCCAGCTTTGCCGACACCCGCCCGCCGGCGTAA
- a CDS encoding HD-GYP domain-containing protein, whose protein sequence is MNLITLNIDSIPLGRPLPFALRGAQGALLAQRGYVIRNRAELETLQARGVDLCVDTDESGDSHRTYLHQLHQMVGEDKALGQIAKMQINARDTVSASARERAQQGPPAWLELQMRASQLLRAPQVHDFGERFHLLHEELARHSQQQPDATLLALIMLSAQETQMYSATHAVLVAAACMVTARETLHWDEQRTLQVGRAALSMNIAMTALQDHLALQTDPLSWPQIMAIENHAAQSAQQLQHLGVADPLWLEAVRRHHERTPGPLADKTPAEQLARLIQRADVFGARIAPRASRTPMLATAAMQGSYYDETRQVDEAGAALVKTLGIYPPGTLVRLASQEVAVVLRRGASATTPRVAVVLSRSGAPTGEMIPRDTTLAQWKITAPMAYKDVRVSWPLERILALV, encoded by the coding sequence ATGAACCTGATTACGCTCAACATCGACTCCATTCCGCTGGGTCGGCCACTGCCGTTTGCCCTTCGCGGCGCCCAGGGGGCGCTGCTGGCGCAGCGCGGCTACGTCATCCGCAACCGTGCTGAGCTCGAAACGCTGCAGGCGCGCGGCGTTGATCTGTGCGTCGATACCGATGAATCGGGCGACAGCCACCGCACCTACCTGCACCAGCTGCACCAGATGGTGGGCGAGGACAAGGCGCTGGGCCAGATCGCCAAGATGCAGATCAACGCCCGCGACACCGTCAGCGCCAGCGCACGCGAGCGCGCCCAGCAGGGACCGCCGGCCTGGCTGGAGCTGCAGATGCGGGCCAGCCAGCTGCTGCGTGCGCCCCAGGTGCACGATTTTGGCGAGCGCTTTCACCTGCTGCACGAGGAGCTGGCACGCCACAGCCAGCAGCAGCCCGACGCCACGCTGCTGGCGCTGATCATGCTGTCGGCGCAAGAGACGCAGATGTACAGCGCCACCCACGCCGTGCTGGTGGCCGCAGCCTGCATGGTGACGGCGCGCGAGACGCTGCACTGGGACGAACAGCGCACGCTGCAGGTCGGGCGCGCGGCGCTGTCCATGAACATTGCCATGACGGCGCTGCAAGACCATCTGGCGCTGCAGACCGATCCGCTGTCCTGGCCGCAGATCATGGCGATTGAAAACCACGCCGCACAGTCGGCGCAGCAGCTGCAGCACCTGGGCGTGGCCGACCCGCTGTGGCTCGAAGCCGTGCGCCGCCACCACGAGCGCACGCCCGGCCCGCTGGCCGACAAGACCCCAGCCGAGCAGCTCGCGCGCCTGATCCAGCGCGCCGACGTGTTTGGCGCCCGCATTGCGCCGCGCGCCTCGCGCACCCCCATGCTGGCCACCGCCGCCATGCAGGGCAGCTACTACGACGAGACGCGCCAGGTCGATGAGGCCGGCGCCGCCCTGGTCAAAACCCTGGGCATTTACCCGCCCGGCACCCTGGTACGCCTGGCCAGCCAGGAGGTGGCCGTGGTGCTGCGCCGGGGCGCGAGCGCAACCACGCCGCGCGTCGCCGTGGTGCTCTCGCGCAGCGGCGCGCCGACGGGGGAAATGATCCCGCGCGACACCACTTTGGCGCAGTGGAAAATCACCGCCCCCATGGCCTACAAAGACGTGCGCGTGAGCTGGCCGCTCGAACGCATTCTGGCCTTGGTGTGA
- a CDS encoding YhdP family protein gives MTQAPTTHPPCLLRWLAGLARWSLGLLLAAWLFLIVAWALLHGAIVPRVQDWRPQLERYASEALGVAVRVGALSARSEGLLPTLELHDVALLNPQGQVALQLPRVVLALSPRALLQRGFAQLYIERPQLDIERAADGQVFIAGLPFSPGAEGDGAAADWLFSQAEVVVRDGTLRWRDALRPQAPPLALQAVDIVLRNRPWRHALRLDATPPPDWGQRFTLMGQLHEPLLSAHAGAWQRWSGQLYAWFPHVDVAQLHQYLHLQDAALTRGRGALRAWVDLHQGQASGGVADLRLADVDARLGPALAPLALRQLSARLRASRWEQGFELATQDLQFVTADGLHWPGGNLRLRQEHQGSARAQGTLQAEHLDLAALAQIASALPLPEPVHAALRRYTPQGQVPNLQLQWQGELAQWRSYRAQGRVERLALAAPPDAGADWVPQDFGVRGASVSFDANEQGGKAQLALSDGALLLPGVFEEPVLPLQRLSTNVRWTLDGAQIAVQASDLRFANADAQGQAQLRWRTSDPAQAASGARFPGVLDLQGQLTRADGTRVHRYLPLAIDAEVRHYVRDAVQAGESPLVRFKVRGDLQQLPFERPEQGDFYIAAKIRGARYAYVPPRLQAAGEPPWPVLTDLSGELVFDRHGMAVHRASARLLGSTQLQLGSIAAQIPDLRHSVVGVRAQGSGPLADWLAQVQHSPIAAFTGQALAQAQGSGKADLQLQLALPLAALAQSRVNGSLALTGGNELQMAPDIPRLSKLRGSVQFSEQGFSLHGVRAQALGGELRLEGGLRSPEAPVQLRAQGQASAEGLRQAHELGLLAQWAQQASGSAPYQLALTVRRGVPELLVSSSLQGLALQLPAPLNKPADASWPLRFEKQLTPEAAANSQAPLQERLHVSLGPVLQAQFLRDLGTAQPQVLRGSIALGQGSDELPPLPGAGVVAHARLDTLDLDVWRRLLQGETGAATADSAMTDYLPTRLALQAEQLQLQGRSLHALVAGITRDGPIWQASLQARELAGHVQYRQASTSEPAGRLQARLARLVLGPSQAANVERLLDAQPAQLPALDIDVQNFELNGRALGRLQVQAQNRGGSAQHPREWRLSQFNLSTPEADFSASGNWAQLATHTPGAAAAPERRTALTLRLELRDAGALLARLGMPGVLRQGQGHLEGQLAWRGAPISPDYQSMSGQLHLDIGKGQFLKADPGLAKLLGVLSLQSLPRRLTLDFRDVFSQGFAFDFVRGDLRVDRGLAQTNNLQMKGVNAAVLMEGEADIVRETQNLHVVVVPEINAMTASLVATAINPIIGLGSFLAQAVLRGPLIAAATQEFRIEGSWAEPQVVRLQRHNEPAGESP, from the coding sequence ATGACCCAAGCCCCTACGACGCACCCGCCTTGTCTGCTGCGCTGGCTCGCAGGCCTGGCGCGTTGGTCGCTGGGCTTGCTGCTGGCGGCATGGTTGTTCCTCATCGTGGCCTGGGCCCTGCTGCACGGCGCGATTGTGCCGCGTGTGCAGGACTGGCGCCCGCAGCTGGAGCGATACGCCAGCGAGGCGCTCGGGGTTGCCGTGCGCGTGGGCGCGCTCAGCGCCCGCAGCGAGGGCTTGTTGCCCACGCTGGAGTTGCACGACGTTGCCCTGCTCAACCCCCAGGGCCAGGTGGCGCTGCAACTGCCGCGCGTGGTGCTGGCGCTGTCACCACGCGCGCTTTTGCAGCGGGGCTTTGCCCAGCTCTATATCGAGCGCCCGCAGCTCGACATCGAACGCGCTGCCGACGGCCAGGTTTTCATCGCCGGCCTGCCCTTCTCTCCCGGTGCCGAGGGCGATGGCGCCGCCGCCGACTGGCTGTTCTCGCAGGCCGAAGTCGTGGTGCGCGACGGCACCCTGCGCTGGCGCGACGCGCTGCGCCCGCAGGCGCCGCCGCTGGCGCTGCAGGCGGTCGATATCGTGCTGCGCAACCGCCCCTGGCGCCACGCCCTGCGCCTCGATGCCACGCCGCCGCCCGACTGGGGCCAGCGCTTTACGCTCATGGGCCAGCTGCACGAGCCCTTGCTCTCGGCCCACGCGGGCGCTTGGCAGCGCTGGAGCGGGCAGCTGTACGCCTGGTTCCCGCACGTCGATGTCGCCCAGCTGCACCAGTATTTGCACCTGCAAGATGCCGCCTTGACGCGTGGCCGGGGCGCGCTGCGCGCCTGGGTCGATCTGCACCAAGGCCAGGCCAGCGGCGGCGTGGCCGACCTGCGTCTGGCCGATGTGGACGCCCGCCTGGGCCCGGCGCTGGCGCCGCTGGCGCTGCGCCAGCTCAGCGCCCGCCTGCGCGCCAGCCGTTGGGAGCAGGGCTTTGAGCTGGCAACGCAAGATTTGCAGTTCGTCACCGCCGATGGCCTGCACTGGCCCGGCGGCAACCTGCGTCTGCGCCAGGAGCACCAAGGCAGCGCCCGCGCCCAGGGCACTTTGCAGGCCGAGCACCTGGACCTGGCCGCGCTGGCGCAAATTGCCAGCGCCTTGCCCCTGCCAGAGCCGGTGCACGCGGCCCTGCGCCGCTATACGCCGCAAGGCCAGGTGCCCAATTTGCAGCTGCAGTGGCAGGGCGAACTGGCGCAGTGGCGCAGCTACCGGGCCCAGGGGCGGGTGGAGCGCCTGGCCCTGGCCGCGCCGCCCGATGCCGGCGCCGACTGGGTGCCGCAGGACTTTGGCGTGCGCGGCGCCAGCGTCAGCTTTGACGCCAACGAGCAAGGCGGCAAGGCGCAGCTGGCGCTCAGCGATGGCGCGCTGCTGCTGCCGGGCGTGTTCGAGGAGCCCGTGCTGCCGCTGCAGCGCCTGAGCACCAACGTGCGCTGGACGCTCGACGGCGCGCAGATCGCCGTGCAGGCGAGCGACCTGCGCTTTGCCAACGCCGATGCCCAGGGCCAGGCGCAGCTGCGCTGGCGCACCAGCGACCCGGCGCAGGCCGCCAGCGGCGCGCGCTTTCCGGGTGTGCTCGATTTGCAGGGCCAACTCACGCGCGCCGACGGCACACGCGTGCACCGCTACCTGCCGCTGGCCATTGATGCCGAGGTGCGCCACTACGTGCGCGACGCCGTGCAGGCGGGCGAATCGCCCCTGGTGCGCTTCAAGGTGCGCGGTGATTTGCAGCAACTGCCGTTCGAGCGCCCGGAGCAGGGCGATTTCTACATCGCCGCCAAGATTCGGGGTGCGCGCTACGCCTACGTGCCGCCGCGCCTGCAGGCGGCGGGTGAGCCGCCCTGGCCGGTGCTCACCGACTTGAGCGGCGAGCTGGTGTTCGACCGCCACGGCATGGCCGTGCACCGTGCCAGCGCCCGTCTGCTGGGCAGCACGCAGCTGCAGCTCGGGAGCATCGCGGCGCAAATCCCCGACCTGCGCCACAGCGTCGTCGGCGTGCGCGCCCAGGGCAGCGGGCCGCTGGCCGATTGGCTGGCGCAGGTGCAGCATTCGCCCATCGCCGCCTTCACTGGTCAGGCGCTGGCACAGGCCCAGGGCAGCGGCAAGGCCGATTTGCAGCTGCAGCTGGCGCTGCCGCTGGCGGCGCTGGCGCAATCGCGCGTCAACGGTAGCCTGGCGCTGACGGGGGGCAACGAGCTGCAAATGGCGCCCGACATTCCCCGCCTGAGCAAGCTGCGCGGCAGCGTGCAGTTCAGCGAACAAGGGTTTTCTTTGCACGGCGTGCGCGCCCAGGCCCTGGGGGGTGAGCTGCGCCTCGAAGGCGGCCTGCGCAGCCCCGAGGCCCCGGTGCAGCTGCGCGCCCAGGGCCAGGCCAGCGCCGAGGGCTTGCGCCAAGCGCATGAACTGGGGCTGCTGGCGCAATGGGCGCAGCAAGCGAGCGGCAGCGCTCCCTACCAACTGGCGCTGACGGTGCGCCGGGGTGTGCCCGAGCTGCTCGTCAGCTCCAGCCTGCAGGGTCTGGCGCTGCAACTGCCCGCACCCTTGAATAAACCGGCCGATGCCAGCTGGCCGCTGCGCTTTGAGAAGCAACTCACGCCCGAGGCCGCCGCCAACAGCCAGGCGCCGCTGCAAGAGCGTCTGCATGTGAGCCTGGGCCCGGTGCTGCAGGCGCAGTTCCTGCGCGACCTGGGGACGGCCCAGCCCCAGGTGCTGCGCGGCAGCATTGCCCTGGGTCAGGGTAGCGACGAATTGCCGCCCTTGCCCGGTGCTGGCGTGGTGGCGCATGCGCGCCTCGATACGCTCGACCTCGACGTTTGGCGGCGCCTGCTGCAGGGCGAGACGGGCGCCGCTACGGCCGACAGTGCCATGACCGACTACCTGCCCACCCGCCTGGCCTTGCAGGCCGAGCAGCTGCAGCTGCAAGGGCGCAGCCTGCACGCGCTGGTGGCCGGCATCACGCGTGATGGCCCCATCTGGCAGGCCAGCCTGCAGGCGCGCGAGCTCGCTGGCCACGTGCAGTACCGCCAGGCCAGCACCAGCGAGCCCGCCGGGCGCCTGCAGGCGCGGCTGGCGCGGCTGGTGCTTGGGCCGAGCCAGGCGGCAAACGTCGAGCGCCTGCTCGACGCCCAGCCGGCGCAGCTGCCGGCGCTCGACATTGATGTGCAAAATTTTGAGCTCAACGGCCGCGCCCTGGGCCGGCTGCAGGTACAGGCGCAAAACCGGGGCGGCAGCGCGCAGCACCCGCGCGAGTGGCGCCTGTCGCAGTTCAACCTGAGCACGCCCGAGGCCGATTTCAGCGCCAGCGGCAACTGGGCCCAGCTTGCCACCCACACCCCCGGGGCGGCGGCAGCGCCCGAGCGGCGCACCGCCCTGACGCTGCGCCTGGAGCTGCGCGACGCCGGTGCCCTGCTCGCGCGCCTGGGGATGCCCGGCGTGCTGCGCCAGGGGCAGGGCCATCTGGAGGGGCAGCTCGCCTGGCGCGGCGCCCCCATCAGTCCCGACTACCAGAGCATGAGCGGGCAGCTGCACCTGGACATTGGCAAGGGCCAGTTCCTCAAGGCCGACCCCGGGCTGGCCAAGCTGCTGGGCGTGCTCAGCCTGCAGTCGCTGCCGCGCCGCCTGACGCTCGATTTCCGCGACGTTTTCAGCCAGGGCTTTGCCTTTGACTTCGTGCGCGGCGACCTGCGCGTGGACCGAGGCCTGGCGCAGACCAACAACCTGCAAATGAAGGGCGTGAACGCCGCCGTGCTGATGGAGGGCGAGGCCGACATCGTGCGCGAGACGCAGAACCTGCACGTGGTGGTGGTGCCCGAGATCAACGCCATGACGGCCTCGCTGGTGGCCACCGCCATCAACCCCATCATCGGCCTGGGCAGCTTTTTGGCCCAGGCAGTGCTGCGCGGGCCGTTGATTGCGGCGGCAACGCAGGAATTTCGCATCGAGGGCAGCTGGGCCGAGCCGCAGGTGGTGCGCCTGCAGCGGCACAACGAGCCCGCAGGAGAATCGCCATGA
- a CDS encoding carbon-nitrogen hydrolase family protein has product MKVAAIQMVSGLQPNTNQRQALQLLEQARDAGAELAVLPEYFAEMGADDAARLRTAEPLGCGPVQDFLAETAQRLGLWLVGGTLALQTDCAAQVSNSTLVFDPSGQRVARYDKMHCFAFDNGRERYDEARVVRAGRQPVTLDITARSGRRWRLGLSVCYDLRFPELYRQLSLAGAELLLVPSAFTYTTGQAHWDCLLRARAIENQAYVLAPAQGGQHANGRRTWGHSLLCDPWGEVLAQRVEGAGLVLGTLDAQLLARVRQQLPALEHRVL; this is encoded by the coding sequence ATGAAAGTAGCCGCTATTCAGATGGTTTCTGGCCTGCAGCCCAATACCAATCAGCGTCAGGCGCTACAACTTTTAGAGCAAGCGCGGGACGCAGGCGCCGAGCTGGCGGTGCTGCCCGAGTACTTTGCCGAGATGGGCGCCGACGACGCGGCCCGTCTGCGCACAGCCGAGCCCCTGGGCTGCGGCCCGGTGCAGGACTTTCTGGCCGAGACGGCGCAGCGCCTGGGGCTGTGGCTGGTCGGCGGCACGCTGGCGCTGCAGACCGATTGCGCAGCGCAAGTGAGCAACAGCACCTTGGTGTTCGACCCCAGCGGCCAGCGCGTGGCGCGCTACGACAAGATGCACTGCTTTGCCTTTGACAATGGCCGCGAGCGCTACGACGAGGCCCGCGTGGTGCGCGCCGGGCGCCAGCCGGTGACGCTGGACATCACGGCGCGCAGCGGCCGGCGCTGGCGTCTGGGCCTGTCGGTGTGCTACGACCTGCGCTTTCCCGAGCTGTACCGGCAGCTGTCCCTGGCCGGGGCCGAGCTGCTGCTGGTGCCCAGCGCCTTCACCTACACCACGGGCCAGGCGCACTGGGATTGCCTGCTGCGCGCGCGGGCGATTGAAAACCAGGCCTACGTGCTGGCGCCGGCGCAGGGCGGGCAGCACGCCAATGGCCGGCGCACCTGGGGCCACAGCCTGTTGTGCGACCCCTGGGGTGAGGTGCTGGCGCAGCGGGTCGAGGGCGCGGGCCTGGTGCTGGGCACGCTCGATGCGCAGCTGCTGGCACGGGTGCGCCAGCAGCTGCCGGCGCTGGAGCACCGCGTCCTGTGA